GAGGTGAGTCAACCCGCAGACTCGATGAGCAATGGAAACTAAATAAATGAGGATTTTCGCCAGATCCCCGACCGGAAGCGTCCCTTGAAGGGTAAGACGTCCTCCCATCCAGAGGACTCCGGGAAAGGCGAGCGCAAAAAGAACATGAGCGGTCGGAAGGCGGGTGGCCCAGAGCCAAACCCCCGAGAAGAGTTCTCGCAGGTACTCTTTTTGCTGGGCGAGAAGCCGCCGCCTTTGGATTCGCTCAAAAGAAAACGCCCGCACAAGACGCAGAGCAGTGATCGACTCCTCCATGATCCCCACGAGGGAAGCGTAGAAGGAGTGCACCCTCTTCCATTGGCGATGCAGTCGTAGAGATCCCCGCACGACCCGGGCAAGGCTTGCCAGGAGAAGCACTACAGTCAACAAGCCGAGGGTGGGGCTAGCCGAAGTAATAAGGGCTAGGGCAAGGACGAGGTAAAGGGATGTGTCAAAAACGGCCATCGGGAATCCTCGAAGAAATTCCTCTACGTTCCGAAGATCGCTGATCGTGCACGAAAGGAGGTCTGCCGTAGAAGCAGACCGTGTGTTCCACCCCAGGGCTCGTTGCTGAGTTGCTCGAAAGACATCTCTTCGGAGTTCTCCGAGGACCTCCCCTATCCATCGTACCTCCGTGATGCCCGCCCAAACCAGTAATCCTTCTCTGGCGGCTGCCAGGAGGAGACAGAGTCCCGCATACCACCCGCAAAAAAGGACGGAGTCAGGGGAAGCTCCTTTTGCCAGCTGGTTAAGGCTTGCCCCGATTATGTGGGGCAAGACAAGTTCCAATGCTACGGCCCCGGAAAGGGCGACCAGGCAAAAAAACAAGCTTCTCGGGCGATGTTTGAAGTATCGGAGTACTACCCCCATGGGAGGTCAAAGGAGAGTACCAGAAAAATAGCATATTTCTGCAACCCGCGGATCGGCAAGCCCGCCCCCTGCGTTAAAGGAGCCTCTTACTTAAGAGTTAGCTAAACCTTCGGGTTTCTCTTATCTTATAGACTGCCCGTTGAATTGGTTCCGGATGAGGGGTGAGCCGGAGGGGTACCCAGCTTGGCAAACCCATGATCAAAGAGCCATCGGGCATCCTGCCATTTATTGGGGCTGGCTAGCAGTACCAGATGCAGCTCCGAGCCATCCCGGCGGCAACAGGCCGCGAAGGTATGTAGGCTTGATCGAGTCCATCCGGTTTTGGCAGGGCCCATCCCGGGGTATTTCCCGAGAAGCTTGTTGTGGTTCTTAATCCAGTGTTCTCCACTGGCCGTGATCAAATGGAACGCCGGCGTGGCACAAATGGTTCGCAGTTCCGGCACTCGCAATACGGCCTCAAAGATCCGAAGAAGGTCTCGTGCAGTAGTCCACTGTCCCGACGCAGGTAGGCCGTTAGGATTAACAAAGTGGGTATGGGTACATCCCAATTCCCGTGCTTTCCGATTCATTTCTTGAACAAAGGCAGCGACCGACCCGCTGGTATAGCGGGCCAGAGCCAAAGCTGCATCGTTTTCGGAACCGATCAAAAGTGCCCAGACCAGGTCACGAACACTCACGGTTTCTCCCGGAACCAGGGGAATGTGAGAGGGTTCGACCCGGGTGTCTTCCGGCCGAATCCGGACCCATCCAGCCAAGCCGGTCTTTTCGTAAACGATGAGTGCCGTCATGAGCTTGGTTGTGCTTGCGGGGGGCAAGGGGAGGTCGGCGTTACGCTCAAAAAGGACCCGGTTGTCCACCGGGTCATACAGGAGGATTGCGGTAGCTCTTGGCAGGGACGACTCCGGAAAGGGTCGTCCTTCGGGATGCGGGCGCGGGCCGACCGGTCGGGAATGCTTTTTGACACCCGCGGCAAGGCTTGGCTCAGCTGGCCACAAAAGAGCGACGATGGCCAGAGTAACGAATCCCAAGCGGGCCTGTGGAAAGGCCTGGAAACGTCTTCGTCCCACCACCAACCCCCTTTTTATGAAACGAGTTGGACTTGCTGGGCAAGCCTTTTTTGTTTTTTCAGAGCCTAAGAGCCGCCTGCCTGTATGCCTTTTTTCTTGAGGATGGGATCGATCCGGCTTCCTCAAAGGCTGCATGGAGCCCGCTTTCTTCTACGCCTTGTACCGCAACCGTTTCTTATGGCGATGCATTCGCCGCCGCTTGCGGCGTTTATGCTTGTTCATCTTAGCTTTTCTTCGTTTTTTGATCGAACCCATAGATTGGTATCTCCCTTCCTCCTTTCGTTGGTCGAGCTTGCCATAGACTCATTTTCCGCAAGCTATGGAGTGGTTGGCTCCAAAGAAGGGTCCTCTTCCCCGGTTGGCTAGCATGGGAAGCTTTCCTAGTAGATCACCTTGTTGAGCGGATACTCGATAATCCCTTCGGCGCCCAATTCTTTGAGTTCCGGGATGAGAACCCGTACGATTTCCTCGTCCAAAACCGTTTCAACGGCAACCCATTGAGGATCTGCAAGCTGCGAGATCGTTGGTCTGCGCAAGGCCGGTAGCCTCTGGAGAATAGCGTTAAGATTTGATTGCGGTACATTCATCTTAAGGCCTACCTTGTCCCTTGCCTGGAGAGCCCCTTGCAGGAGAATCGCGATGGCTTCCATTTTTTTCCTTTTCCATTCGTCTTTCCAAGAAACGGGATTGGCGATCCATTGCGGGTAGCTTTCCAGGACGACATCCAGAACCCGCAGGTTATTGGCTCGCAGAGACGCCCCCGTTTCGGTCAAATCCACGATGGCATCCACCAGTTCCGGTACTTTCACTTCCGTTGCTCCCCAGGAAAATTCCACCTGAGCCTCTACGCCATGGGTGCGTAGGTACTTACGGACAAGCTGGACTGCTTCCGTTGCGATGCGTTTCCCTGCTAGATCGTGTACGGATCGATACGGGGAATCCTCTGCCACGGCCAGCACCCATCGAGCTGGGAGCTTGGAGGCCTTGCTATAGGCAAGGTCACAAATGACGACCACATCGGCTTCTGTTTCCAACACCCAGTCTTTGCCCGTAATCCCGCAGTCAAGAAATCCTTGAGCCACGTACCGGGCCAATTCCTGGGCCCGGATGAGCCGTGCCTCCAAGTCTGGATCATCAATGTAGGGACGGTATTCCCGTTGGGATCGCCGGAGCCGAAATCCGGCCTTGGCCAGAAGTTCCACGGTTGCCTCTTCGAGACTTCCTTTGGGCAAGCCGATCCGCAGTTTGCGCTCGCATGACATGGGCTTGCTACCTTGCCGTCTTATCCGGGTCCTGTAAAGTGCCTTTTTCTTCTCGAGAACCCCCACTTCCGTAGGCACCGGTCCAAGGCCCGGCAGATTCCAACCAGCTTTTGAGCCGGTGATAGACACCCGGAAGGTCATCCGGATGGACCCGAGTTCGCCCAACGGTGGTCATGAAATTGGAGTCGTTGGCCCACCGCGGCACCAAGTGCCAGTGTAGGTGGCTTTCCAAACCAGCTCCTGCGGCGGCTCCCAGGTTGAGGCCCACATTGTATCCATCCGGATGAAGGGTAGCGTCAATGGCGTCGATTAAATGACAAATCATGCCAATGGACTCGAGAATCTCCGCATCGGAAAGTTCCTGTAAGCGGCTTGCCTTTCGATAGGGTACGATTAGGCAGTGCGCCGTATTGTAGGGAAAGGCATTGAGGAGGCAAAAACAGGATTTTCCTCGCAGTAACACATAGTTTTTTTCATCATCGCTCTGGGCGGCGATGCGGCAGAAGAGATCCGGATCCAAGGGTTGCCCCTGTTCTAGATAAGCCTTGCGCCACGGTGCCCACAGGTGTTCCATGGAGTCTAGCGGAAAATTAGACCGAGGTGCACATCGAACACAAGGTGGAACCAATGGGAGTGGCGGCACCCAAAGGGGTTCACATCTTTACAGGGACGGATTCCTACGCAGCATTCCAGGCATCCAAGGCGTTTGTTGCTCAGCAGGCCGTCCAGCATCAGTTAGAGATCGAAGCTTATGACGGCGATGGGGAGAGTGGTGAGGAAGCTCTCGAACAACTGAAAGCTGTATGGGAGGCTTTGGTTACCGTTCCCCTTTTTGGAAAAGGGAGAATCGTCTGGTGGAAGCATGTGGACTTGTTAGGGGCGAGCGTTTTTTTCCGCAACCCGGCTTTGTTGCGTGTATGGCAAAACCTGCTGGAGGTCCTTTCGCAAGGAACGACTCCCTATTTCCGGCTTGTGATTCATGCCCGAGCTCTGGATCGACGGATCGCAGCACTCAAAGACCTTTTGGCCAATGCCATGATCACCCGTTGCGATCGGGTATCGCCTGGTTCGGAGGAGGAATCCGACGAAATAGCCCAACTGGAAGAGCAGCTACAAAAGCTTGGTTGGGAACCCGAGCCGGGTGTGTCGGAATGGCTGTTTTGGGCTACGGGAGGGGACCGGGGTCTTTTGGAGCAGGAACTAGCGAAACTGGCGGTCTATCCTTCAGGGGACCGGCGGTTAACACGAACGTTTGCCGCAACACTTGTGCCGGTTTCCCGCGGAGGGGATCTCTGGGGGTATTGTGACGCTGTGCTTGCCGGTAAGCTGGATGAGGCTTGGGATTCGCTGCAGCGACTCCTTGCCTTGGGGGAATCGGAGATTGGATTGGCGAGCCTTCTTGCGGCACAAATTCGCCTAGCTGCCCGGACGGCTTGCCTACGGGAAGCCGGTCTTTTGCGGCTGGTTCGCCGAGGTTCCACCGTCCTTGCAGAGGTAGACCCGTCTGCGCGAGCGCTTCTGGTCCGCTCGAAGTCTGGAGAGCTTCCTAGCCCGTGGAGGCTAGGTCGGATCGCTACCCGCAGCCAGCGATTGCCCATCCAGAGGTGGGTGCGCGCTGTGGAACGGGTGGAGTGGCTTTTGCGAGAACTTGTGACCCAGGATCTGCCCAGGGTTCTCTTGGAAAGAGCCACGCTGGAACTTTGCCAGATCCTAAGCTAGCCTAGGAGAGAACGAACTTGGAGAGCTTCAAAGGGATGCATCCTCCCCGGCCGTTTCTTTCGATCGTCATTCCCTTCTACAACGAGGCGGAAAACCTGGGCTTGCTCATTACGGAGCTGGACCTGGTGTTGGGAGATTTAGGGATTTCGGCCGAGATTCTCCTAGTGAATGATGGGAGCACGGACTTTTTCGATCGTCCGGCCACTACGCCGCGCTTTCCCATCCGGTGGATCGATCTTGATCGTCATTCCGGTCAAAGTGCAGCCATCTACTTTGGAATCCAGCAAGCCCGCGGGATGGTCATCGGGCTCATGGACGCGGATCTTCAGAACGACCCGGCTGATCTCCCCCGCTTGCTCGAAACACTGGCCCGGGAAGAGGTCCATCTTGTAACGGGCTTTCGCCAGAGACGATTCGATTCCTGGACCCGCAGGTTTACTTCGAAAATCGCCAACTGCGTCCGTTCCTTTCTCCTTAAGGATCAGACCCGGGATACAGGGTGCTCCCTTAAAGTACTTCGCCGTGAGCTTGCCGTACGGCTTCCAGGTTGGGATGGAATGCACCGGTTTATTCCTTCTCTGGCTGTGGCCATGGGATTTCGTGTCGCGGAACTCCCCGTCCATCACCGGCCTCGGCGCTTTGGCAAGAGCAAAGTCCGGCCTTTTCGACGCGCCTGGAAGGCGACCATCGACCTTTTAGGAGTTCTCTGGCTTTCGCGTCGCCAGTTTCAAGCTAGGGCTTTGGAAAAAGGAAACCCTGATCCGTTGAGCGAGTTTGGCGAAGAGGTAGCGCGGGCGCACGAACCGGCCATCTCCCCTCCCTGCCAAGGCAAGGTTGGAACCGAGTAACGCTTCTGGGTCCATGTGGCTGCGTTTAGTGGCTTCCTTTTGGATTGCCGTCTCTACGGTGCACGCGGCCATTCGGGTAGAGACGCTAGTCCCCCAGCCGATCCGGATCCGGCTAGAGGATCTCCCTCGTCCCTACCAAACGGCGAGCGCGGAAAAGTACCCGCGCATTGTTCCTCCCCCGAAGGATCCGGTTTTGCATTTGCCTCAAGGTTTCCAGCTAACCGTGCTGGCCGATGGCTTGGATTCCCCTCGTTGGATTGTACCGGGGCCAAACGGGAGCTTGTTCGTTGCCGAGAGCTATTCTGGTCGTATTTGGCTTTTGGAACTGGAAGCCGGCCGCTCTACTGGGATCCGTCGCCACCTTTTTGCTCCCGAAGGAATCGGGTTGCGGGAGCCTTTTGGCATGGCTTGGGACGAGCACTGGTTTTATGTGGCATGTACCGACCGGCTTTTGCGGTTTCCCTACGAGCCGGGTCAGACCTTTCTCAAAGGAAAGGGTTCCGTGCTGGCCGTTTATCCGGGAGGCGGGCACTGGACTCGAAGCCTTGTCCTCTCGCCGGATGGGACGGCGTTATATGTGGGAATCGGTTCGGCCGGCAATGTTGGGTGGGAGAGATCACCTCGAGCCACGGTTTTGCAGGTCCCTTTGAATGGATCCCCACCGAAGGTCTGGGTCCGAGGGATTCGCAATCCCGTGGGGCTTGCCTTCCATCCAGTGACCAGGGAACTTTGGTGTGTGGTCAATGAAAGGGATGGGCTAGGGGATGATCTTGTCCCGGACTACATGGCCTGTCTTCATCCGGGCGAGTTCTATGGATGGCCCGCTGTCTACCTCTCGTCTCACCTAAGGGATCCAAGGATTGAGATTTTCGGTCCTAAGCTCCATACCCTTGTGTCCCAAACGAAAACCCCCGAGATTCTTTTTCAGGCTCATTCCGCTCCGCTGGGCCTTGCCTTTGCGGCTACCGAGACCCTCTTCCCTCCGCGATACCAAAATGGTGCTTTTGTCAGTTTCCACGGTTCATGGAATCGCACGGTGGCTACGGGATATAAGATTGTCTTTGTTCCCTTTGCCCCGGAGGGACGGCCCTTGGGATGGTATGAGGATTTTCTTACAGGCTTCCTTTTAGATGCAGATAGGCCGATTGCCTGGGGAAGGCCGACAGGCTTGGCCGTTCTCCCGGGTAAGGGAGTAGTTTTTAGCGACGACGCTTCCGGGCGGATCTACCTGATTAGCTATGGGGCTTCTGGAAAACCTTCCGTAGCTCCCTGACAACCGCCTCGCGAAAGCCTTGCCGCTTGGCTTCTTTTTTATTGGAAAAGTACTGGCCGAAAAGGCTCCCCTTTCCGCGGGGTCATCCAGGGTTTTTTCCCGGTCAAACGCGAAAATGCTCTCTCCCAAAAAACGGGAGCCCCTGGCGAAGCCTTGGAGGGGCTTGAATCTGGCTAGAAAGTGTTTCAAGGTTTTAGGAACAGGTGTGCCCAAACGAGCAAATCCACGATCCACCGAGATTCGCCTTCCGAGGGGATAGTGGAAAAAAAGAGCTCTTTCAGTAGGGCGCTTTGTGGAAAGAAACGGATAAGCTCGTTTTGCTTTCCGGTTTGGCGGGCGGCAGTCGTTCCATTCCCCAGCCTTTTCAAGGGAGGTATCTATTGTGGATGGGATAACTCCTTTTTAAAGGCGACCAGAGAAAGAGGAGGCAAGGTCAAGCATAGGGAAAAAGGCTGGCCGGCCCAGGCAAGCAAACCTGCTTCCACGCCGCCCAAGTTACCGAGTCCCGAACCACCGAAGTAGCTCGCGTCGCTATTGGCAATTTCTTTCCAATAACCGCCAGCTGGGGCTCCCACGAGATAATGGAACCGGGGTACGGGTGTCAGATTGAGAACGACCAGAATCAATTCTTTCCCGTCGCGCGACCGCCGGAGGAAACTAATAATGCTTTGTTGCCAATCGGAAAAATCGATCCATGCAAATCCTCGGGGATGGAAGTTTTCCTCGTGCAAGGCTCTTTCCGTTCGATACAAGCGATTCAGCTCGCACACCCATCGCAAAAGTTCTTGGTGGGGCACGTATTCCAAAAGGTGCCATTCCAAGCTATGATCCTGGTTCCATTCGCCCCATTGGCCAAATTCACCCCCCATGAAAAGAAGTTTATGGCCTGGGAAAAAGTACATATACCCCAGAAGGGCACGGAGATTGGCGAACTTTTCTTGGGGTGTCCCCGGCATCTTGGAAAGAAGTGATCCTTTGCCATGGACCACTTCATCGTGGGAAAGAGGAAGGATAAAGTTTTCATGAAAGGCATACCACGCACTAAAGGTTAAGCAGTGCTGGTGATACTTCCGGTAAATCGGGTCCAGCGAAAAGTACCATAGGGTATCATGCATCCACCCCATGTTCCATTTCATCCCAAAACCCAACCCTCCGAGATAGGTGGGCCGGGACACCATAGGATAGGCGGTGGATTCCTCGGCAATCATCTGGACATGCGGAAACGAGCGATAGACTTCCTCATTAAGAGTCCGGAGAAATGCGATGGCTTCGAGGTTTTCATTTCCCCCATAGATATTAGGAATCCATTCTCCCGGTTTCCGGGAGTAGTCGAGATAGAGCATGGAAGCAACCGCATCAATTCGCAGGGCATCCACATGATACTGCTCGAACCAAAAGCAGGCGTTACTAATGAGAAAAGCTCGAACTTCGTTTCGCCCATAGTTGAAAATATAGCTTCCCCAGTCCGGGTGATATCCTTGGCGGGGATCCGCATGTTCGTATAGATGGGTTCCATCAAAAAGACCTAACCCGTGCCCGTCGGTAGCAAAGTGAGAGGGAACCCAGTCGAGGATGACGCCAATACCGTGCTGGTGAAGGTAATCGATCAAGTACATGAAATCCTGGGGAGTACCGTAGCGAGCCGTCGGAGCGTAGTATCCGGTAACCTGGTATCCCCAGGAGGGATAATAGGGGTGTTCCATGATCGGGAGAAATTCAACATGAGTGTATCCAAGCCGCGTCACATACTCGGCAAGGAGCGGGGCCAATTCCCTGTATGTGAGCCAGCGATACCCTTCTTCGGGGACTCGTCGCCAGGAACCTAAATGAACTTCGTAGATTGACCAGGGTGCATCGAGCGCGTTTCGTTGAGAGCGTTTTTCCATCCACTCGTGGTCGTGCCAATCATAGTGGAGATCCCAGACGACCGACGCACTACACGGAGGTTTTTCTGCAAAAAAGGCAAAGGGATCGGCCTTTTCTAGAGGAGCACCTCCCCGTTCGGGTTCGATATAGTACTTGTAAAGGGCTCCCTTATCGACTCCTGGAAGGAAACCTTCCCAGATTCCCGATTCATCGCTCCGGCGTTCCAAGGGATTTTTTTTGGGATTCCAACCATTGAAGTTGCCGATGACCGAAACGTACCGCGCATTGGGTGCCCAAACACGGAAAGAGGTCCCTAGGGAGCCGTCGCGGAGGGCCAAGTGGGCGCCCATTTTTCGATAGATGCGATAATGGCACCCCTGGCGGAAGAGATAGATATCATATTCGGTCAGCGGTTCATAAGAAGGCCAGCTCATCGCTAACTATGAGGGGATGGGAGGTGGTAGGGTTTCGGGGCCTAGAGAAAGGAGTTTGAGCGCGTAGAACGAAAACGCTACCCGGTCATGCTCAAGTTCCACGTCCCGGATCAATTCTCCCAGGGCTCGTTCGATCAGGCAGAATTGCAAAAGGACATCCCGATCCGCCGGGTCAGTCGGGAGAAAGGAAGCGGGCCCGATCCGTGCATAATAGCTCTCCAGAAAGACCGTACTGGTGTACTTATACCAAAGATGGATCCAGTCGGAAAGATAGGGAAACTCGGCCACAGGTGCCACTCCTGAATAGCGAAGGGAGGAGAAGGCTGCAAACCGGAGCGACTGGAGCATCGTGGCGGCATCGCGTAGGGCGGGCCGTTTGAGTCGCCGTTCGCTCGCAGGCCGGAAGGGATCCCCTTCAAAGTCAGTAATGACGAAATCCTTTCCCGTATACAGAACTTTTTCCAGTTGGTAATCTCCATGAACTCGAATTTTTGCGCCGGAAAGTTTTCGATTCACAATGGCTCCCAAGAGCGTTTTTAGCCGGCTATAGATCCCACCCCAGCGAGGGGCTTCGTCTCGGAGGGCAGGCGGAAGCGAGGAAGTTCTTTCTTTAAAAAGACGATTGACCTCTGCGAGTAATTCGAGCCCCGATTGGAATAGCGAGCGCTGGTAGAGAGGAGTGAAGGGTTCGGGGTTAAAGTCAGGATCGTCTGACTCCTGTCCCAAAGCCAAGTGCATTTGTGCGGTCCGGTCTGCCAGAAGACGGAGATTCCCAAGGAAAATTTCGTCCACGAGTTCCCGGACCGAGGCCGGCCATTGAGCGATGGGCTCTTTCCAAAGGGCTAGCGGGTCCACAGGAGGTCGAACCTCGAGCACGTGCTCCAGGTACCGTTCGACAACCCCGATTGTGAGCTTCCAGGCATCCTGTTCGGAAGTGACATGTTCAAGAAGGAGAGCTACCAAAGAGCGCGCGCCATCCTCTCGATGATATTCCAGAGCTCCCATGTACTGCGGTACGTGCGGAAATCTACATTTTTCGCTCAAGTAACGCACCATTTCCGCATCGGGATCTTCTCCCTCTCCCAGGATTCTGTAGAGTTTTAAAAGGAAGCGCTGGCCATAAATGACCCTCACGCAGGCAGGCTCCGTTTCGATGAGCTTGGTGTGGGGAGGCAACTGTCCTTGCCGGCGTAGTTCTTCGCTTTCCCGGGAGGCTCTCCCACAAAGAAAACCATGATGGCCGGACGCTCTCCTTCTTCCGGCAACAAAGTCCAGAATGAGATCCCAGGAACCCGGATACCGACGAATGTCGGCCAGCACTCCTTCCCACTGGCCGGCCTGGTATCGAACCAGAACCGATTCCGGATAGAGGAGGAGAAGTTGGCGCGCTGCATCTGCTTCGGCAACAAAAAGCGGGAGGGCCAGAACCATGGGACTTCCCTCGGACAAGTTGGTCGAGACAAAAAGCCAGAAGATCGAGTCAGCTCTCCTGACCGGCTCCATTTCAATGTAATCCCAGACCGAAACGTCCGTGATCGCTGCACTAGGTGCAAGGCGACCAAGAACGGAGGGGAGATAATCGGGCAGAAGTTGGGCAAGAACCCTTCTTCCGGTTTCCGACTCCCAGTACTCGGCAGTGGGACGTTCGACAAGGACCAAGGGGCGCACGGAATCCTTAAGATGGACGACGGGTTCGGTCGTCTGGCTGAGGAGAAGCCAGAAGTGATCGTAGGGCCCCATGAGGAAGGTCAGGGGGTCGTCGGTCCGTATTGGGGGGAGAACCGTTCGACCAAAAGGCTCGATGGGGGTCATTCCAGCCCATTCTCTGAGGTCAAGGCGGGCCAGCTGGGAAAACCTCGAAAGATTAAGGACCACAAGCACGATCTGTCCCTCCCATTCGCGGGTAAAGGCGAGCACCTTGGGATTATCCACAAAAACAAGCCGCAGGGATCCCCGAGCCAGAGCCCGCAAACGCTTGCGCATGTCGATCGTTCGGCGGACCCACCACAAAAGCGAAGAGGTGTTCCGCTCTTGGAGTTCTACATTAACAGCTTGGTAGTGGTATTCAGGGTCGATGACAACGGGTAAGTAGAGCTTTTGGGGATTAGCCGTGGAGAATCCAGCATTGGTTTCCCCGCTCCATTGCATGGGGGTTCGGACTCCGTTCCGATCTCCCAAGTACATATTATCACCCATTCCAATTTCATCCCCGTAGTAGAGGATGGGAGTCCCCGGAAGGGAGAAAAGAAGCGTAAAGAGGAGCTCAATTTTCTTGCGATTATTCCCAAGTAAGGGAGCCAGCCGCCTGCGAATCCCCAAATTCAACCGCGCTCTCCCTTCCCGAGCATAAACTCGATACATGTAGTCCCTTTCCTCATCGGTCACCATCTCTAGGGTGAGTTCGTCATGGTTGCGCAGAAAAATGGCCCATTGGCAATTGTCCGGAATGGCTGGAGTTTGCTCGAGGATATTCACGATGGGGTAGCGCTCTTCGGACTGGAGGGCAATGTAGAGCCTGGGCATCAGCGGGAAATGGAACGCCATGTGGCATTCATCCCCCTGGCCAAAGTAAGCCACGGCATCTTCCGGCCACTGGTTAGCCTCGGCCAGGAGCATCCTTCCGGGATACTTGCGGTCTACAAAGGCCCGGATTTCCTTGAGAAACGCGTGCGTTTCCGGGAGGTTTTCGCAGGTGGTCCCCTCCTTTTCAAAAAGGTAGGGAACTGCATCGAGCCGTAGGCCGTCCACCCCCATCCCTAACCAGAAATCGATCACTTTGAGGATCTCACGCCGAACCTCGGGATTTTCGTAATTGAGGTCGGGTTGATGGGAGTAAAAGCGGTGCCAATAGTAAGCTTTGGCCAGCGGGTCCCAAGTCCAGTTGGAAGTCTCAAAGTCTTGGAAGATGATCCGTGCGTCCCGGTAGCGCTCCGGCGTTTCGCTCCACACATAAAACTCCCGCCACCGGGACCCGGGCCGGGCGTGACGCGCTCGTTGAAACCAGGGATGCTGATCGGAGGTGTGGTTAAGGACAAGCTCGGTGATCACGCGGATACCGCGCTTGTGAGCTTCCTCGAGAAACCGTTGGAAATCCCGGAGCGTTCCGTAGGCAGGATGCACATTGGTGTAGTCGGAAATGTCGTATCCGTCGTCTTTCAACGGGGACGGGTAGAAAGGTAAAAGCCAGACTGCCGTAACTCCCAGTTTTTCTAGGTAGTCCACTTTAGAGGTAAGTCCCGGAAAATCGCCGATTCCATCGCCGTTGGAATCGAAAAAGGCCCTCACGTGGAGCTCGTAGATAATCGCATCCTTGTACCAGAATGGATCGGTGGGAGGGGTACGAGAAGAGAAAAGTGCTGTCACGTTTGCGTCACGCCTGCCACGAAAAACGCAGGGAGGTACGGCTTTCCTTCCGAGGGAACCGGGTAGGGCCAAAAGGGTTGCTCTCCCAGAACTGTGGGGAGTGCTGGGAAGAGAGCAGGGACCAAAAAGAAAAGAACGCAAGAAAAGAAGCTGGCACGTTTCCAGAACTGTAATCTAGAGGTAGTCCGGCTCGTTACCTGGCTTCCACTTGATACTGCATCCAAGGCTAGGCTTTTGATCCTGGGGAATGGGTCGTCCTTCCAAAAGAGCGTCGATCGCCCTTGCTAGGTCGTGCCCGGTAACGGGAATTCCATTACCCGGCCGGCTGTCGTCGTATTGTCCCCGGTAGACAAGCTTTCGATCCTGGTCAAAAAGGAAAAAGTCTGGCGTGCAGGCTGCCCGAAACGCTTTGGCCACTTCTTGAGACTCATCGAAGAGGTAGGGGAAGGGATAACCGACAAGCTTGATCTCTTCGGCCATCCGTTCTGGGCTATCCTCAGGGTAACGCTGGGGATCGTTGGAGTTAATCCCCACGATGGCTA
This genomic interval from Candidatus Methylacidithermus pantelleriae contains the following:
- the glgB gene encoding 1,4-alpha-glucan branching protein GlgB translates to MSWPSYEPLTEYDIYLFRQGCHYRIYRKMGAHLALRDGSLGTSFRVWAPNARYVSVIGNFNGWNPKKNPLERRSDESGIWEGFLPGVDKGALYKYYIEPERGGAPLEKADPFAFFAEKPPCSASVVWDLHYDWHDHEWMEKRSQRNALDAPWSIYEVHLGSWRRVPEEGYRWLTYRELAPLLAEYVTRLGYTHVEFLPIMEHPYYPSWGYQVTGYYAPTARYGTPQDFMYLIDYLHQHGIGVILDWVPSHFATDGHGLGLFDGTHLYEHADPRQGYHPDWGSYIFNYGRNEVRAFLISNACFWFEQYHVDALRIDAVASMLYLDYSRKPGEWIPNIYGGNENLEAIAFLRTLNEEVYRSFPHVQMIAEESTAYPMVSRPTYLGGLGFGMKWNMGWMHDTLWYFSLDPIYRKYHQHCLTFSAWYAFHENFILPLSHDEVVHGKGSLLSKMPGTPQEKFANLRALLGYMYFFPGHKLLFMGGEFGQWGEWNQDHSLEWHLLEYVPHQELLRWVCELNRLYRTERALHEENFHPRGFAWIDFSDWQQSIISFLRRSRDGKELILVVLNLTPVPRFHYLVGAPAGGYWKEIANSDASYFGGSGLGNLGGVEAGLLAWAGQPFSLCLTLPPLSLVAFKKELSHPQ
- the treS gene encoding maltose alpha-D-glucosyltransferase; amino-acid sequence: MTALFSSRTPPTDPFWYKDAIIYELHVRAFFDSNGDGIGDFPGLTSKVDYLEKLGVTAVWLLPFYPSPLKDDGYDISDYTNVHPAYGTLRDFQRFLEEAHKRGIRVITELVLNHTSDQHPWFQRARHARPGSRWREFYVWSETPERYRDARIIFQDFETSNWTWDPLAKAYYWHRFYSHQPDLNYENPEVRREILKVIDFWLGMGVDGLRLDAVPYLFEKEGTTCENLPETHAFLKEIRAFVDRKYPGRMLLAEANQWPEDAVAYFGQGDECHMAFHFPLMPRLYIALQSEERYPIVNILEQTPAIPDNCQWAIFLRNHDELTLEMVTDEERDYMYRVYAREGRARLNLGIRRRLAPLLGNNRKKIELLFTLLFSLPGTPILYYGDEIGMGDNMYLGDRNGVRTPMQWSGETNAGFSTANPQKLYLPVVIDPEYHYQAVNVELQERNTSSLLWWVRRTIDMRKRLRALARGSLRLVFVDNPKVLAFTREWEGQIVLVVLNLSRFSQLARLDLREWAGMTPIEPFGRTVLPPIRTDDPLTFLMGPYDHFWLLLSQTTEPVVHLKDSVRPLVLVERPTAEYWESETGRRVLAQLLPDYLPSVLGRLAPSAAITDVSVWDYIEMEPVRRADSIFWLFVSTNLSEGSPMVLALPLFVAEADAARQLLLLYPESVLVRYQAGQWEGVLADIRRYPGSWDLILDFVAGRRRASGHHGFLCGRASRESEELRRQGQLPPHTKLIETEPACVRVIYGQRFLLKLYRILGEGEDPDAEMVRYLSEKCRFPHVPQYMGALEYHREDGARSLVALLLEHVTSEQDAWKLTIGVVERYLEHVLEVRPPVDPLALWKEPIAQWPASVRELVDEIFLGNLRLLADRTAQMHLALGQESDDPDFNPEPFTPLYQRSLFQSGLELLAEVNRLFKERTSSLPPALRDEAPRWGGIYSRLKTLLGAIVNRKLSGAKIRVHGDYQLEKVLYTGKDFVITDFEGDPFRPASERRLKRPALRDAATMLQSLRFAAFSSLRYSGVAPVAEFPYLSDWIHLWYKYTSTVFLESYYARIGPASFLPTDPADRDVLLQFCLIERALGELIRDVELEHDRVAFSFYALKLLSLGPETLPPPIPS
- a CDS encoding thioredoxin family protein, with translation MAATRSLMLPLGTPCPDFALPDPSGKIVRRDDFQGAPALLVMFLCNHCPYVKHIRHHLAEFCRNYQKRGVAIVGINSNDPQRYPEDSPERMAEEIKLVGYPFPYLFDESQEVAKAFRAACTPDFFLFDQDRKLVYRGQYDDSRPGNGIPVTGHDLARAIDALLEGRPIPQDQKPSLGCSIKWKPGNEPDYL